The Micromonospora krabiensis genome window below encodes:
- the pyk gene encoding pyruvate kinase yields the protein MGVTRRAKIVCTLGPATSSPERIRGLVEAGMNVARLNFSHGSHADHEAVYRLVREAAEASGKPVAILADLQGPKIRLGRFADGPHEWRTGDSVVITGDDVVGTKERVSCTYRKLPQEVKPGDRLLIDDGRVAVEVIDVTGNDIRVLVTEGGPVSNNKGVSLPNVAVSVPALSEKDAEDLRFALGLGVDMIALSFVRSADDIKLVHSIMDEEGVRRPVLAKVEKPEAVDHLEAIVLAFDGVMVARGDLGVELPLDQVPLVQKRAVQLCRENAKPVIVATQMLDSMIENSRPTRAEASDVANAVLDGADAVMLSGETSVGKYPVLTVSTMAKIVTTTEAGSIAVPRLQHDPRTHGGALTVAASSIARAIGAKAMVAFSQTGDTVRRLSRLHCDLPLLAFTPVPEVRNQLALCWGVETFLMPFVQHTDDMFRQVDQALLGLNRANPGDYVVIVAGSPPGTPGSTNTLRVHQLGSLVDAASARALQ from the coding sequence ATGGGCGTGACACGCCGCGCGAAGATCGTCTGCACTCTTGGTCCCGCCACCTCGTCGCCGGAGCGCATCCGGGGGCTCGTAGAGGCCGGGATGAACGTGGCGAGACTCAACTTCAGCCACGGCAGCCACGCCGACCACGAGGCGGTCTATCGGCTCGTCCGCGAGGCGGCCGAGGCGTCCGGCAAGCCGGTGGCGATCCTCGCCGACCTCCAGGGCCCCAAGATCCGGCTGGGCCGGTTCGCCGACGGCCCGCACGAGTGGCGCACCGGCGACTCCGTCGTGATCACCGGCGACGACGTCGTCGGCACCAAGGAGCGCGTCTCTTGCACCTACCGCAAGCTGCCGCAGGAGGTGAAGCCCGGCGACCGGCTGCTGATCGACGACGGGCGGGTCGCCGTCGAGGTCATCGACGTCACCGGCAACGACATCCGCGTCCTGGTCACCGAGGGCGGCCCGGTCTCCAACAACAAGGGCGTCTCGCTGCCCAACGTGGCGGTCAGCGTCCCGGCGCTGTCGGAGAAGGACGCGGAGGACCTGCGCTTCGCCCTCGGCCTCGGCGTCGACATGATCGCGCTGTCGTTCGTCCGCTCGGCCGACGACATCAAGCTCGTCCACTCGATCATGGACGAGGAGGGTGTCCGCCGCCCGGTGCTGGCCAAGGTCGAGAAGCCGGAGGCGGTGGACCACCTGGAGGCCATCGTGCTGGCGTTCGACGGGGTCATGGTCGCCCGCGGTGACCTCGGCGTCGAGCTGCCGCTGGACCAGGTCCCGCTGGTGCAGAAGCGGGCCGTGCAGCTGTGCCGGGAGAACGCCAAGCCGGTCATCGTGGCCACCCAGATGCTCGACTCCATGATCGAGAATTCCCGCCCGACCCGCGCCGAGGCCTCGGACGTGGCCAACGCGGTGCTCGACGGCGCGGACGCGGTGATGCTGTCCGGCGAGACCAGCGTGGGCAAGTACCCGGTGCTCACCGTCAGCACCATGGCCAAGATCGTGACGACCACCGAGGCCGGCTCGATCGCCGTGCCGCGGCTCCAGCACGACCCGCGTACACACGGCGGCGCGCTCACGGTCGCGGCCTCCTCGATCGCCCGGGCCATCGGCGCCAAGGCGATGGTGGCGTTCTCGCAGACCGGTGACACCGTCCGGCGGCTGTCCCGGCTGCACTGCGACCTGCCGCTGCTGGCCTTCACCCCGGTTCCCGAGGTGCGCAACCAGCTCGCGCTCTGCTGGGGCGTGGAGACGTTCCTGATGCCGTTCGTGCAGCACACCGACGACATGTTCCGCCAGGTCGACCAGGCGCTGCTCGGCCTCAACCGGGCCAACCCGGGCGACTACGTGGTGATCGTGGCCGGCAGCCCGCCCGGCACCCCGGGCTCGACCAACACGCTGCGCGTGCACCAGCTCGGGTCGCTGGTCGACGCGGCGTCGGCGCGGGCGCTGCAGTGA
- a CDS encoding dihydrofolate reductase family protein, whose protein sequence is MARVLLDVTMSLDGFIAGPDVSVEHPMGVGGLRLHQWIFDASANEVDAEIVRGAQAGTGAVVLGRRTFDVGIDVWNDTPFPVPCFVLTHDPLAERVEKSGTFTFVTDVRDAFTRATAAAGDRDVRLMGAAVGQQFLAAGLVDEVRVQLAPVLLGAGRRLFADLGDAPIELERIATVDSPHVTHLRYLVRRPASGTR, encoded by the coding sequence GTGGCACGCGTACTGCTGGACGTCACCATGTCGCTGGACGGCTTCATCGCCGGCCCCGACGTCAGTGTGGAACACCCGATGGGCGTGGGCGGGCTCCGCCTGCACCAGTGGATCTTCGACGCCTCGGCGAACGAGGTGGACGCGGAGATCGTTCGTGGCGCGCAGGCGGGCACCGGCGCGGTGGTGCTCGGCCGACGAACGTTCGACGTCGGCATCGACGTCTGGAACGACACCCCGTTTCCGGTGCCCTGCTTCGTGCTGACCCACGACCCCCTCGCCGAGCGGGTCGAGAAGAGCGGCACCTTCACCTTCGTCACCGACGTCCGGGACGCCTTCACCCGGGCCACCGCCGCCGCCGGAGACCGCGACGTACGCCTCATGGGCGCGGCGGTCGGCCAGCAGTTCCTGGCCGCGGGCCTGGTCGACGAGGTCCGCGTTCAGCTCGCCCCCGTGCTGCTCGGCGCGGGCCGCCGCCTGTTCGCGGACCTCGGCGACGCGCCCATCGAGCTGGAACGGATCGCCACAGTGGACTCACCACACGTGACCCACCTGCGCTACCTGGTCCGGCGGCCCGCGTCGGGTACGCGCTAG
- a CDS encoding CHAT domain-containing protein yields the protein MWRRSRADPVRRLRERLDGFGATMDARRVLDADAIRDAEAVIDLVTRTPPRPPMPDHVAEGVFLLACLFWYRYQVLPPGQDADELAHAVRFTEVLVRFAPERVPPSLLALLRAHGPPSGPATAAPAGGRIPTPCSGPGGSGGPTGRGGGEPAELYQEAVALMGAAEWSGDYRAADRAEGLLKRALAGTPTGTPERLRYLTALGRVHRDQFRYLGRRRCLPAAIDAHRESLESTPAADPERPARLFHLGNVLGDRYELAGDAEALDESIRLLDEAVRTAPAGSPLVTTARANLGQRLRERWRRRRDPADLDRAADVLALAVRAGVDPRIGAVHGAVAAERFLLSGGDDDLTAAIEANRSVLTAGNLPDELAGVSGVSLASLLVERHQRHRDPADLDAAIEAYRAVEQTGLAGALTDGVRHTVGTLLASRYALHRRATDLAEAVRLLREGVSAAGDPVTRALRLGDLGYTLGEWAAALDGTRTTREARDLLTEAERLLPAEHPQRPGLLNNLGRLLYELADRAGEPDLLEQAVATHRAAVAGVPADAPVLPRHLANLGLALQALFARTQDLAILTEAVDVLRRAVDASPPGHPDRLAALVNHASVLNRRVELAVNGALPGAGPSGPDAASVTAAAERDARTAVRMLREAAELARREDPEAYGPVAVVLTIAYVLQHLLTGDTGPLDEAVDAARSAESLPLPAGERHRLLINLGGALLLRFRATRTTRDATDLLAAHRSAVAALPAGHPDRTMGLINLAYAIETVAGPPDDDPTGPAALPGPDPAEATAALREAAGVEAAPSLLRATAAAAYASRAADLPEALDGYATAIELLDLAAWHGMDPDDQGRLLGRFPGLASDAAAVAIALDLPRRAVELLEHGRGVLLTRAHDAGADLAVLRERAPRLADRLAELQAGLDGFDPAPASGAPGMPPVSAAPGALPVGGLSAPGAGGTPVSPSSVGGTSPGAAVGGASTARAAGGVSAGPERRHELATRRRELLAEIRRLPGFATFLLPPSFAELSDAAVGGPVVLVNVSGRRCDGLVVTPGRVRAVPLPELTHAELAVRAATCLAALAELSAPISGGDAGPVETERRRLAARRRVAETLDWLWRVVAAPVLDALDPSDAPPGTTHPPRLWWCPTGLLTLLPLHAAAPLGGGDGVLDRVIPSYTASLRALRHARRGVPAAPAPVTSALVVGMPRTPGLADLPGAAREEEIVRRHVAHVTSLTGAAATPAAVLAALPERPVAHLSCHGHQHLAAPARGRLVLAGGPLHVRDLWRPAGTSAALAVLSACDTVRGGAALPDEALTLGTAFQLAGFRHVVGALWSISDALTVRLCEDLYAGLAVPGGIDPERAATALHRAVRDLRAALPGLPDLWAGYVHIGP from the coding sequence ATGTGGCGACGGTCCCGGGCCGACCCGGTCCGCCGGCTCCGGGAGCGGCTGGACGGGTTCGGCGCCACGATGGACGCCCGACGGGTGCTCGACGCGGATGCGATCCGCGACGCCGAGGCGGTCATCGACCTGGTGACCCGCACCCCGCCGCGTCCACCGATGCCCGACCACGTCGCCGAGGGCGTCTTCCTGCTCGCCTGCCTGTTCTGGTACCGCTACCAGGTCCTGCCACCCGGTCAGGACGCCGACGAACTCGCCCACGCCGTGCGGTTCACCGAGGTCCTGGTGCGGTTCGCGCCGGAGCGCGTACCGCCGTCGCTTCTGGCGCTGCTGCGCGCGCACGGGCCACCGTCCGGCCCGGCCACCGCCGCACCCGCCGGTGGCCGGATCCCCACCCCGTGCTCCGGCCCGGGCGGATCCGGTGGCCCGACCGGCCGGGGCGGTGGCGAGCCGGCGGAGCTGTACCAGGAGGCCGTCGCCCTGATGGGCGCCGCGGAGTGGTCCGGCGACTACCGGGCGGCCGACCGGGCCGAAGGGCTGTTGAAACGCGCGCTGGCCGGCACACCGACCGGCACGCCGGAGCGGCTGCGCTACCTCACCGCGCTCGGCCGGGTGCACCGTGACCAGTTCCGCTACCTCGGCCGACGGCGCTGCCTGCCGGCGGCGATCGACGCGCACCGGGAGAGCCTGGAGTCCACCCCGGCCGCCGACCCCGAGCGACCGGCCCGGCTGTTCCACCTCGGCAACGTGCTGGGCGACCGGTACGAGCTGGCGGGTGACGCGGAGGCGCTGGACGAGTCGATCCGGCTGCTCGACGAGGCCGTGCGCACGGCGCCGGCCGGCTCACCGCTGGTGACGACGGCCCGGGCCAACCTGGGTCAGCGGCTGCGCGAGCGGTGGCGGCGGCGTCGCGACCCCGCCGACCTCGACCGCGCGGCGGACGTCCTCGCCCTCGCCGTACGCGCCGGTGTCGACCCCCGGATCGGCGCGGTCCACGGCGCGGTGGCCGCCGAGCGGTTCCTGCTGAGCGGCGGCGACGACGACCTGACCGCCGCGATCGAGGCGAACCGGTCGGTGCTGACCGCGGGGAACCTCCCGGACGAGCTGGCCGGCGTCAGCGGGGTGAGCCTCGCGTCGCTGCTCGTCGAGCGGCACCAACGGCACCGCGACCCGGCCGACCTGGACGCGGCGATCGAGGCGTACCGGGCGGTGGAGCAGACCGGCCTCGCCGGCGCGCTGACCGACGGCGTACGCCACACCGTCGGCACGCTGCTGGCGTCCCGGTACGCGCTGCACCGGCGGGCCACCGACCTCGCCGAGGCGGTGCGCCTGCTGCGGGAGGGCGTCTCGGCGGCGGGCGACCCGGTCACCCGGGCGCTGCGCCTCGGCGACCTCGGCTACACCCTCGGGGAGTGGGCCGCCGCCCTCGACGGCACCCGCACGACGCGGGAGGCCCGGGACCTGCTCACCGAGGCGGAGCGGCTGCTCCCGGCGGAGCATCCGCAGCGGCCCGGCCTGCTCAACAACCTGGGTCGCCTGCTCTACGAGCTGGCCGACCGGGCGGGCGAGCCCGACCTGCTGGAGCAGGCGGTGGCGACGCACCGGGCCGCCGTCGCCGGTGTCCCGGCCGACGCGCCGGTGCTGCCCCGCCACCTGGCCAACCTGGGGCTGGCGTTGCAGGCGCTCTTCGCCCGCACCCAGGACCTCGCGATCCTCACCGAGGCGGTCGACGTGCTCCGCCGGGCCGTGGACGCGAGCCCACCCGGCCATCCCGACCGGTTGGCCGCACTGGTCAACCACGCGAGCGTCCTCAACCGGCGCGTCGAGTTGGCCGTCAACGGCGCGCTGCCCGGCGCCGGCCCCAGCGGGCCCGACGCGGCGTCGGTGACCGCCGCCGCCGAGCGGGACGCGCGCACCGCCGTCCGCATGCTGCGCGAGGCGGCCGAGCTGGCACGGCGGGAGGACCCCGAGGCGTACGGGCCGGTCGCCGTCGTCCTGACCATCGCGTACGTGCTCCAGCACCTGCTCACCGGCGACACCGGCCCGCTCGACGAGGCGGTCGACGCAGCCCGGTCCGCCGAGTCGCTGCCGCTGCCCGCCGGTGAACGGCACCGGCTGCTGATCAACCTCGGTGGGGCGCTGCTGCTGCGGTTCCGGGCGACCCGGACCACCCGGGACGCGACCGACCTGCTGGCCGCGCACCGGTCGGCGGTGGCTGCCCTGCCCGCCGGCCACCCGGACCGGACGATGGGCCTGATCAACCTCGCCTACGCGATCGAGACGGTGGCCGGGCCACCCGACGACGACCCGACGGGCCCGGCCGCGCTCCCGGGGCCGGACCCGGCCGAGGCGACCGCCGCGCTGCGCGAGGCCGCCGGGGTCGAGGCCGCCCCGTCGCTGCTGCGGGCCACCGCCGCGGCGGCGTACGCCTCCCGCGCCGCCGACCTGCCCGAGGCCCTCGACGGGTACGCCACGGCGATCGAGCTGCTCGACCTCGCCGCCTGGCACGGCATGGACCCCGACGATCAGGGCCGGCTGCTCGGGCGGTTCCCCGGCCTGGCCAGCGACGCGGCGGCGGTGGCGATCGCCCTCGACCTGCCGCGCCGGGCCGTGGAGCTGCTCGAACACGGCCGCGGCGTGCTGCTGACCCGCGCCCACGACGCCGGCGCCGACCTGGCCGTCCTGCGGGAGCGGGCCCCCCGGCTGGCCGACCGCCTCGCCGAGCTGCAGGCCGGGCTGGACGGCTTCGACCCGGCTCCGGCCTCCGGCGCGCCGGGGATGCCCCCGGTGAGCGCCGCGCCGGGGGCGCTGCCGGTCGGTGGGCTGTCGGCACCGGGCGCCGGAGGCACCCCGGTGTCGCCGAGCAGCGTCGGGGGCACGTCGCCGGGGGCGGCCGTCGGGGGAGCGTCAACGGCGCGGGCCGCCGGGGGTGTGTCGGCGGGGCCGGAACGCCGGCACGAGCTGGCCACCCGCCGGCGGGAGTTGCTGGCCGAGATCCGCCGGTTGCCCGGCTTCGCCACGTTCCTGCTTCCGCCCTCGTTCGCCGAGCTGTCCGACGCGGCGGTCGGCGGCCCGGTGGTCCTGGTCAACGTGTCCGGCCGGCGCTGTGACGGGCTGGTGGTCACGCCCGGTCGGGTGCGCGCGGTGCCGTTGCCGGAGCTGACCCACGCCGAGCTGGCGGTCCGGGCCGCCACCTGCCTCGCCGCGCTGGCCGAGCTGAGCGCTCCCATCAGCGGCGGGGACGCCGGGCCGGTGGAGACGGAGCGACGGCGCCTCGCGGCCCGCCGTCGGGTCGCCGAGACGCTGGACTGGCTGTGGCGGGTGGTCGCCGCTCCGGTGCTCGACGCCCTCGACCCGTCGGACGCCCCGCCCGGCACCACCCACCCGCCCCGGTTGTGGTGGTGCCCGACCGGCCTGCTCACCCTGCTGCCGCTGCACGCCGCCGCCCCGCTGGGCGGGGGAGACGGCGTGCTCGACCGGGTGATCCCCTCGTACACCGCGTCGCTGCGCGCGCTGCGGCACGCCCGGCGCGGGGTTCCCGCCGCGCCGGCGCCGGTCACGTCGGCGCTGGTCGTCGGCATGCCGCGGACGCCCGGGCTGGCCGACCTGCCCGGCGCGGCCCGGGAGGAGGAGATCGTCCGGCGGCACGTCGCGCACGTGACGTCGCTGACCGGCGCGGCGGCCACGCCCGCGGCGGTGCTGGCGGCCCTGCCCGAGCGGCCGGTGGCCCACCTGTCCTGCCACGGCCACCAGCACCTGGCCGCCCCGGCCCGGGGTCGGCTCGTGCTGGCGGGCGGGCCGCTGCACGTGCGGGACCTGTGGCGACCGGCCGGCACGTCGGCCGCGCTCGCCGTCCTCTCCGCCTGCGACACGGTACGCGGCGGCGCGGCCCTGCCGGACGAGGCGCTGACCCTGGGCACCGCGTTCCAACTCGCCGGATTCCGGCACGTCGTGGGCGCGCTCTGGTCCATCTCCGACGCGTTGACCGTGCGGCTCTGCGAGGACCTCTACGCCGGGCTGGCCGTGCCGGGCGGCATCGACCCGGAGCGCGCGGCGACGGCCCTGCACCGGGCGGTACGGGACCTGCGGGCGGCGCTGCCCGGCCTACCGGACCTGTGGGCCGGCTACGTCCACATCGGTCCCTGA
- a CDS encoding YciI family protein: MTGVPQVDFALDTYECIVLYPGAAGRALPPETVQRLQSEHAEHVQALQRRGIILVSGSVDGPARNPDPPIGFGLARTGSVDDVRSVMEADPAVQAGLYRVDVMTFLCPAGSLEFPLAKTES, from the coding sequence GTGACGGGAGTGCCGCAGGTCGACTTCGCGCTCGACACGTACGAGTGCATCGTGCTGTATCCCGGCGCCGCCGGCCGGGCGCTGCCACCCGAGACGGTCCAACGCCTGCAGTCCGAACACGCCGAGCACGTGCAGGCGCTGCAGCGCCGCGGGATCATCCTCGTCTCCGGCTCGGTCGACGGCCCGGCCCGCAACCCGGACCCGCCGATCGGGTTCGGGCTGGCGCGCACCGGCTCGGTGGACGACGTGCGCAGCGTGATGGAGGCCGATCCGGCGGTCCAGGCGGGGCTCTACCGGGTGGACGTGATGACGTTCCTCTGCCCGGCCGGCTCGCTGGAGTTCCCGCTCGCCAAGACCGAGAGCTGA